A region of Streptomyces sp. NBC_01267 DNA encodes the following proteins:
- a CDS encoding helix-turn-helix transcriptional regulator, with product MTLTGLTGRGTELARLRAAIDKARTGRPVTLLVRGEPGIGKSAVLEALSVLAADTGFEVAVARTRAYPDSPFAAADHLLGRLLSAGAPATPSTDRPALLEHLRHLVDLVRTHAHRSPVVLCLDDVADADPWSLRWLLALAGSAYPTQVVIALSADDFGVGHEPPGGARLTALAEHIDLTGLPAAALSDFAAARCGVALDENSASACHELTGGNPSLVVALLSAHTGRAPTAGELRATVGSAVLPGTERWLGELSRPALALARAVAVLGTDAEIAQAADLARLTVSDTLSALDELSDRCLLANRTPPAFRHPLLAAMVIGRIPVGTRAALHLRAAEILRDGHFGATSVARQLVAAGPLGLSWTVRPLRTAARRLAQEGRADDAAQHLRGVLRDRLRPRVRSAVRRELARLDAFVDPDLTAHQLDAARQEAADPVIATDYAVALAGLLTECGRPADAVTVLDDTSVRLGTAAPEQCWRLRLHKAYICLDGPGRLVGTADPLDELIARSPQHAAARRELAGLRAADAVRTGKDRAAAVRFAGQALAENQDGPGRSWWHGCIALIRADELTEAWTHCSRIRPADGARPGHWDHVTAELLRATIHRVRGDLTRAADALAPMTELLSVAASTSRLPAALAVSVLAEARALMGDTSTALALLTGCGLDQELPLRQDTPAVLAARAVVRECTGELSRAVEDHLAVGRLLSGRRVRNPAVVPWRSRAAQLLAAAGEPAEAAHLAVAELEDARQWGTARAIGTAQHAVAMAATGPQRIGLLAAAVGTLARSPARLELAAARFDLGAALGAAGRLSEARTELTAALSTATSCGAQPLVHRIETVQQEVFPEGPDEPLHPTLRNLTPQELRILRLARNGHTNRAIAGKLFVTVRTVEFHLSGAYRKLGISGRRQLAEIIPATLTAQPGGR from the coding sequence ATGACCTTGACCGGGCTGACCGGCCGTGGCACCGAACTGGCGCGACTGCGTGCCGCGATCGACAAGGCCCGTACGGGGCGTCCGGTCACCCTGCTGGTGCGCGGCGAACCGGGGATCGGGAAGTCGGCGGTGCTGGAAGCACTCTCCGTGCTCGCCGCCGACACCGGCTTCGAGGTGGCCGTCGCCCGCACCCGGGCCTACCCCGACAGCCCGTTCGCGGCAGCCGATCACCTCCTCGGCCGTCTGCTGAGTGCGGGCGCCCCGGCCACGCCGTCCACGGACCGGCCGGCCCTCCTGGAACATCTGCGGCACCTCGTCGATCTGGTGCGGACACACGCACACCGTTCCCCGGTCGTCCTCTGCCTGGACGACGTGGCCGACGCGGACCCCTGGTCGTTGCGCTGGCTTCTCGCCCTGGCGGGCTCCGCGTATCCCACCCAGGTGGTCATCGCGTTGTCCGCCGACGACTTCGGCGTGGGCCACGAACCTCCGGGCGGAGCCCGGCTCACCGCCCTCGCCGAGCACATCGACCTCACCGGTCTGCCGGCGGCAGCACTCAGCGACTTCGCGGCGGCCCGTTGCGGGGTCGCACTCGACGAGAACTCCGCTTCCGCCTGCCACGAGTTGACCGGGGGCAACCCCAGCCTGGTAGTGGCTCTGCTGTCGGCCCACACCGGCCGCGCCCCGACCGCTGGAGAGCTGCGCGCCACGGTGGGTTCCGCGGTGCTCCCGGGGACCGAACGCTGGCTGGGAGAGCTGAGCCGACCCGCACTCGCACTGGCGAGGGCGGTCGCCGTGCTCGGCACCGACGCGGAGATCGCCCAGGCCGCCGACCTCGCCCGGCTGACCGTCAGCGACACGCTGTCCGCGCTGGACGAACTGTCCGACCGCTGCCTGTTGGCCAACCGCACGCCGCCGGCCTTCCGTCACCCGCTACTGGCCGCGATGGTCATCGGCAGGATCCCGGTCGGCACCCGCGCCGCCCTGCACCTGCGGGCGGCCGAGATTCTGCGCGACGGGCACTTCGGCGCGACCTCCGTCGCCCGGCAGTTGGTCGCGGCCGGGCCGCTCGGCCTGAGCTGGACCGTCCGGCCGCTGCGGACCGCGGCCCGCAGACTGGCGCAGGAGGGCCGGGCCGACGACGCCGCCCAGCACCTCCGCGGAGTGCTGCGGGACCGGTTACGGCCGCGTGTGCGGTCGGCCGTGCGGCGCGAGCTGGCCCGGCTGGACGCGTTCGTCGACCCGGACCTCACCGCACATCAGCTGGACGCGGCCCGACAGGAGGCGGCTGATCCGGTGATCGCGACCGACTACGCCGTGGCCCTGGCCGGTCTGCTGACCGAGTGCGGGCGGCCCGCGGACGCGGTGACGGTCCTCGACGACACCTCGGTCCGGCTGGGCACAGCGGCACCGGAACAGTGCTGGCGGCTGCGGCTGCACAAGGCGTACATCTGTCTGGACGGTCCTGGCCGGCTGGTGGGGACCGCCGACCCGCTGGACGAACTGATCGCCCGGAGCCCGCAACACGCCGCCGCCCGCCGGGAACTGGCCGGGCTGCGGGCCGCCGACGCGGTCCGCACGGGCAAGGACCGCGCAGCGGCTGTGCGATTCGCCGGACAGGCGCTGGCCGAGAACCAGGACGGTCCGGGAAGGTCCTGGTGGCACGGGTGTATCGCCCTGATCCGGGCCGACGAGCTGACCGAGGCGTGGACACACTGCAGCCGGATCCGGCCGGCCGACGGGGCCCGGCCCGGACACTGGGACCATGTCACCGCGGAACTGCTGCGCGCCACGATCCACCGTGTCCGCGGCGACCTGACCCGTGCGGCGGACGCACTGGCGCCCATGACGGAGCTGTTGAGCGTGGCGGCGTCCACGTCCCGGCTGCCGGCGGCGCTCGCCGTGTCGGTCCTGGCCGAGGCGCGGGCCCTGATGGGCGACACGAGCACCGCTCTCGCGCTGCTCACCGGCTGCGGGCTGGACCAGGAGCTGCCGTTGCGGCAGGACACCCCGGCCGTACTGGCCGCGCGTGCGGTGGTGCGGGAGTGCACCGGAGAGCTGTCACGTGCGGTCGAGGACCACCTCGCCGTGGGCCGGCTGCTGTCCGGTCGCCGGGTGCGCAATCCGGCGGTGGTGCCATGGCGGTCGCGCGCCGCGCAGTTGCTCGCCGCGGCGGGTGAGCCCGCCGAGGCCGCCCATCTCGCTGTCGCCGAGTTGGAGGACGCGCGGCAGTGGGGCACCGCCCGTGCGATCGGGACCGCCCAGCACGCGGTCGCCATGGCCGCGACCGGCCCACAGCGCATCGGCCTGCTCGCAGCCGCCGTCGGCACCCTGGCACGCTCACCGGCCAGACTGGAGCTGGCCGCCGCCCGGTTCGACCTGGGTGCGGCACTGGGCGCGGCGGGCAGGCTGAGCGAAGCGCGGACCGAGCTGACCGCCGCCCTGTCGACCGCCACGTCGTGCGGCGCACAACCGCTGGTGCACCGGATCGAGACCGTACAGCAGGAGGTCTTCCCCGAGGGCCCGGACGAACCGCTGCATCCGACGCTGCGGAACCTCACCCCGCAGGAGCTGCGGATCCTGCGCCTCGCGCGGAACGGCCACACCAACCGGGCCATCGCCGGAAAGCTGTTCGTCACCGTACGCACCGTGGAGTTCCACCTGTCCGGCGCCTACCGCAAACTCGGCATCTCCGGACGCCGGCAGCTCGCCGAGATCATCCCGGCGACGCTGACGGCACAACCCGGAGGCCGCTGA
- a CDS encoding urease accessory protein UreD, with product MLDLAGPPDTLAAGRPGKVGLLELRYARVGDRTELVDRYQKSPLQIMRPLYIDPQRPDLPVTYLMSTGGGIIQADRNRMDIDCGPGTAVHLTTQAATKVHRMEFDHATQVVNLAAGEGSYVEYLPDALIPYRDARFYQQTRVTVDPTATVLLSETIAAGRLARGERHAYRLLFSDLEIQRPDGTLLALDTVRLDPHGSGPVTGPAVFADHDLMATLYAVTPLAPAAEVADILHEALLTTGLAFGVSTLPDDCGAWVRVVSSDSPALTRAMRVAWDALRRLLIGVPAPDLRKT from the coding sequence ATGCTCGACCTGGCCGGCCCACCGGACACCCTGGCCGCCGGGCGCCCCGGCAAGGTCGGGCTGCTCGAACTGCGCTACGCGCGGGTGGGCGACCGGACCGAACTCGTCGACCGCTACCAGAAGTCACCGCTGCAGATCATGCGCCCGCTGTACATCGACCCGCAGCGGCCCGACCTGCCGGTGACCTATCTGATGTCGACCGGGGGCGGCATCATCCAGGCCGACCGCAACCGGATGGACATCGACTGCGGCCCCGGCACCGCGGTTCACCTGACCACGCAGGCCGCCACCAAAGTGCACCGGATGGAGTTCGACCACGCGACCCAGGTCGTCAACCTCGCTGCGGGGGAAGGCAGTTACGTCGAGTACCTGCCGGACGCCCTGATCCCGTACCGGGACGCACGCTTCTACCAGCAGACCCGGGTGACCGTCGACCCGACCGCCACCGTGCTGCTGAGCGAGACGATCGCGGCCGGACGGCTGGCCCGCGGTGAACGGCACGCCTACCGCCTGCTCTTCAGCGACCTGGAGATCCAGCGCCCGGACGGGACACTTCTGGCGCTGGACACGGTCCGCCTCGATCCGCACGGCTCGGGGCCGGTCACCGGGCCTGCCGTCTTCGCGGACCACGACCTGATGGCCACGCTGTACGCGGTCACTCCGCTCGCCCCCGCGGCCGAGGTCGCCGACATCCTCCACGAGGCCCTGCTGACCACCGGCCTGGCCTTCGGGGTGAGCACCCTGCCCGACGACTGCGGGGCGTGGGTACGCGTCGTCAGCAGTGACTCGCCGGCCCTGACGCGGGCGATGCGCGTCGCGTGGGACGCTCTGCGGCGGTTGCTCATCGGCGTCCCGGCCCCGGACCTGCGCAAGACCTGA
- the ureG gene encoding urease accessory protein UreG codes for MQARHHHSHDELIRRPKDGVLRVGIAGPVGSGKTALIEALVPVLIERGRIPAVITNDIYTTEDAAHVRRTLAGLLDAERIVGVETGACPHTAVRDDPTMNQAAADELLERFPEVDTLLFESGGDNLTLTFSPALVDLFLFVLDTAEGDKMPRKRGPGITECELLVINKVDIAQYVRCDLGVMESDARRVREGRPVVLTNSLTGEGLGTIADFLLSHEAAGAAASA; via the coding sequence ATGCAGGCCAGGCACCACCACAGCCACGACGAGCTCATCCGGCGGCCCAAGGACGGCGTGCTGCGCGTCGGCATCGCCGGACCGGTCGGCTCCGGCAAGACCGCCCTGATCGAGGCGCTCGTCCCGGTGCTGATCGAGCGCGGCCGGATCCCTGCCGTCATCACCAACGACATCTACACCACCGAGGACGCCGCCCATGTGCGCCGTACTCTGGCCGGGCTCCTGGACGCGGAGCGGATCGTCGGCGTGGAGACCGGGGCCTGTCCGCACACCGCCGTACGGGACGACCCGACGATGAACCAGGCGGCGGCTGACGAACTCCTGGAACGCTTCCCCGAGGTGGACACCCTGCTCTTCGAGAGCGGCGGCGACAATCTGACGCTCACCTTCAGCCCGGCGCTGGTCGACCTCTTCCTGTTCGTGCTGGACACCGCCGAGGGCGACAAGATGCCGCGCAAGAGGGGCCCCGGCATCACCGAGTGCGAGCTCCTGGTGATCAACAAGGTCGACATCGCCCAGTACGTGCGGTGCGATCTGGGCGTCATGGAGTCGGACGCGCGCCGGGTCAGGGAAGGACGGCCGGTGGTGCTGACCAACTCGCTCACCGGGGAGGGGCTCGGCACCATCGCCGACTTCCTCCTGTCCCACGAGGCCGCCGGGGCGGCGGCTTCCGCGTGA
- a CDS encoding urease accessory protein UreF, with amino-acid sequence MPIPALLTGLQLTDSAFPSGYYTLSHGLEGFQQARAVTPRGLPDLLHDLLRHSAGPADATALALAHRAVTTDAWDEVVAVEQRLHATKLGREARQATVRTGRQLLDLADEVYATPPIERYRALYRDGAVRGCQPVVAAVVHAGNGVPARQAVTCELFAFAASFVGAALRLRLTDHRRAQVVLHGAAAVIEETVDAALRRELADLGGCVPVADIMSGRHERAEARLFAS; translated from the coding sequence ATGCCGATCCCGGCGCTGCTGACCGGACTTCAGCTCACCGACTCGGCCTTCCCCAGCGGCTACTACACCCTCTCCCACGGTCTGGAGGGCTTCCAGCAGGCCCGCGCGGTCACCCCGCGCGGCCTGCCGGACCTCCTCCACGACCTGCTGCGTCACAGCGCGGGGCCGGCCGACGCGACCGCCCTCGCCCTCGCCCACCGTGCGGTCACCACCGACGCGTGGGACGAGGTGGTGGCCGTGGAACAGCGGCTGCACGCCACCAAGCTGGGCCGTGAGGCGAGGCAGGCCACCGTCCGCACCGGGCGGCAGTTGCTGGACCTGGCCGACGAGGTCTACGCCACTCCCCCGATCGAGCGGTACCGGGCCCTCTACCGGGACGGCGCCGTACGCGGCTGCCAGCCGGTCGTCGCCGCCGTCGTCCACGCGGGCAACGGAGTACCCGCCCGCCAGGCGGTCACCTGCGAACTGTTCGCCTTCGCGGCCAGCTTCGTGGGGGCCGCCCTGCGGCTCCGGCTGACCGACCACCGCCGGGCGCAGGTCGTCCTGCACGGGGCCGCCGCCGTGATCGAGGAGACCGTCGACGCCGCCCTGCGGCGGGAATTGGCCGACCTCGGCGGCTGTGTCCCGGTGGCGGACATCATGTCGGGCCGTCACGAGCGGGCCGAGGCCCGGCTGTTCGCCAGTTAG
- the ureC gene encoding urease subunit alpha produces MAIIPRKQYTDLFGPTVGDRFHLADTNLVVEVEYDHNAGSYGEEAVYGGGKAIRDGMAQDPSALNREGALDLVITNVVVMDPVLGVVKGDIGVRGGLIVGVGKAGNPHLQTGVDPKLVIGPGTEVISGEHLIATAGGVDTHIHFISPQQAQEGLSNGITTFFGGGTGPTDGSNGTTCTPGPWNIHRMLEAVEDLPVNVGLLGKGNGSLPEALREQVEAGAAGLKVHEDWGATPATIDTALRVADEYDVQMAIHTDTLNEGGFYEDTLSAIDGRTIHTFHTEGAGGGHAPDIIRVSGEANVLPASTNPTLPYTVNAVDELLDMVMVCHHLSRDIPEDVSFADSRVRAETIAAETVLHDLGVISIFSSDSQAMGRVGESFIRAFQTAHHCKALRGPLAEDSSRNDNARVLRYLAKLTINPATAVGAADVIGSLEPGKLADIVLWPIHSFAAKPKMIIKGGMVNWALMGDPNASLPTPQPVYYRPMFGTYGRAKQRTSVTFMSQASIAAGVPGELGLQRRIEPVQRCRTIGKEHMVRNDALPRIEVDPETYKVTVDGEPATIEPAERLPLNHLFYIV; encoded by the coding sequence ATGGCCATCATCCCGCGCAAGCAGTACACGGACCTGTTCGGTCCCACCGTGGGCGACCGGTTCCACCTGGCGGACACCAACCTGGTCGTCGAGGTCGAGTACGACCACAACGCCGGTTCCTACGGGGAAGAGGCCGTATACGGCGGCGGCAAGGCCATCCGGGACGGAATGGCGCAGGACCCGTCCGCGCTGAACCGCGAGGGCGCCCTGGACCTCGTCATCACCAATGTCGTGGTCATGGACCCGGTCCTGGGCGTCGTCAAGGGCGACATCGGCGTCCGCGGCGGCCTGATCGTCGGCGTCGGCAAGGCGGGCAACCCGCACCTCCAGACCGGTGTGGACCCCAAGCTCGTCATCGGCCCCGGCACCGAAGTGATATCCGGTGAGCACCTCATCGCCACCGCCGGCGGCGTCGACACGCACATCCACTTCATCTCGCCGCAGCAGGCCCAGGAGGGCCTGTCCAACGGCATCACCACCTTCTTCGGCGGTGGCACCGGTCCGACCGACGGCAGCAACGGCACGACCTGTACGCCCGGTCCGTGGAACATCCACCGGATGCTGGAGGCCGTGGAGGATCTGCCGGTCAACGTGGGACTGCTCGGCAAGGGCAACGGCAGCCTGCCCGAGGCCCTGCGCGAGCAGGTCGAGGCAGGTGCGGCCGGGCTGAAGGTGCACGAGGACTGGGGCGCCACCCCCGCCACCATCGACACCGCGCTGCGGGTCGCCGACGAGTACGACGTCCAGATGGCCATTCACACCGACACCCTCAACGAGGGTGGCTTCTACGAGGACACCCTGTCGGCGATCGACGGCCGGACCATCCACACCTTCCACACCGAGGGCGCGGGCGGCGGGCACGCCCCGGACATCATCCGGGTGTCGGGCGAGGCCAACGTGCTCCCGGCCTCCACCAACCCCACGCTGCCGTACACGGTCAACGCGGTGGACGAGCTGCTGGACATGGTGATGGTCTGTCACCACCTGTCCCGCGACATCCCCGAGGATGTCTCGTTCGCCGACAGCCGGGTGCGTGCCGAGACGATCGCGGCCGAGACCGTGCTGCACGACCTCGGCGTGATCAGCATCTTCTCGTCGGACTCGCAGGCGATGGGGCGGGTCGGTGAGTCCTTCATCCGCGCCTTCCAGACCGCGCACCACTGCAAGGCGCTGCGCGGCCCGCTGGCGGAGGACAGCTCCCGCAACGACAACGCGCGTGTCCTGCGGTACCTGGCCAAGCTGACGATCAACCCCGCGACAGCGGTCGGCGCCGCGGACGTGATCGGTTCCCTGGAGCCCGGCAAACTCGCCGACATCGTGCTCTGGCCGATCCACTCCTTCGCGGCCAAGCCCAAGATGATCATCAAGGGCGGCATGGTCAACTGGGCCCTGATGGGCGACCCCAACGCTTCCCTGCCGACGCCCCAACCGGTGTACTACCGGCCGATGTTCGGCACCTACGGCCGCGCCAAGCAGCGTACGTCGGTGACGTTCATGTCGCAGGCGTCGATCGCCGCGGGCGTCCCCGGCGAGCTGGGGCTCCAGCGGCGGATCGAGCCGGTTCAGCGCTGCCGGACCATCGGCAAGGAGCACATGGTGCGCAACGACGCGCTACCGCGCATCGAGGTGGACCCGGAGACGTACAAGGTCACCGTCGACGGCGAGCCCGCCACCATCGAGCCTGCCGAGCGGCTCCCGCTCAACCACCTCTTCTACATCGTCTGA
- a CDS encoding urease subunit beta, which translates to MSGGAHYLYGDDPVEINANRARTRLSVANTGDRAVQIGSHYHFFETNRALRFDREAAYGMRLDIPSGTAVRFEPGDTREVDLCAFAGTGRLTGFAGLVNGGLSAPDTKRTALRRAEELGFIHPDSADDTDNEGDRN; encoded by the coding sequence ATGTCGGGCGGAGCCCACTACCTCTACGGGGACGATCCCGTGGAGATCAACGCCAACCGGGCCAGGACCAGGCTCTCCGTCGCCAACACCGGCGACCGGGCCGTCCAGATCGGATCCCACTACCACTTCTTCGAGACCAACCGCGCGCTGCGCTTCGACCGTGAGGCCGCCTACGGCATGCGCCTCGACATCCCCTCCGGCACCGCTGTGCGCTTCGAGCCCGGCGACACCCGCGAGGTGGACCTGTGTGCCTTCGCGGGCACCGGGCGGCTCACCGGCTTCGCCGGACTCGTCAACGGGGGCCTGTCGGCCCCGGACACCAAGCGCACCGCGCTCCGCCGCGCCGAGGAGCTGGGTTTCATCCACCCCGACAGCGCGGACGACACCGACAACGAGGGGGACCGGAACTGA
- a CDS encoding urease subunit gamma: MNLAPREIDKLHVYVVADLARRRRARGTKLNYSEAAALITEAVLEAARDGHTVAECMELGRKVVSGDDVMPGVREMLTVLQVETAFIDGTKLVTCHDPISA, translated from the coding sequence ATGAACCTCGCACCGCGGGAAATCGACAAACTCCACGTCTACGTGGTGGCGGACCTGGCCCGCCGCCGCCGAGCCCGGGGAACCAAACTCAACTACAGCGAGGCCGCCGCGCTGATCACCGAGGCCGTACTGGAGGCCGCGCGCGACGGCCACACCGTCGCCGAGTGCATGGAACTGGGCCGCAAGGTCGTCTCGGGCGACGACGTGATGCCCGGCGTACGGGAGATGCTCACCGTCCTGCAGGTCGAGACGGCCTTCATCGACGGCACGAAACTCGTCACCTGCCACGACCCGATCAGCGCCTGA
- a CDS encoding urea transporter → MPVAEQVVQAESWAPADTGRAGLRGVAQVALSSNAWSGLLFTVALFVDGWQLGLYGLLGAASSTVAAALLGADRKGLTEGLQGYCGCLTGIALMVRLGGSWQTAVLTVLAAAVCSVLSGAAGRFLGPRGLPVLTAPYCLVAGALVVALSKAPVTAGATTRISGFTNLTVTETGRALCNNIGQVFYLDKWYASLLVLVGLFVASRIAGLAAIGASALTLLTSCVAGLPADRIVEGLYGYNGVLCAVALAATFLTLTPWTAGYAALAAVASVPFTAAWEVFAQPSGGYPFTWPFTVTTWLFLAAGPALGRPGISFEKAM, encoded by the coding sequence ATGCCTGTAGCGGAACAGGTGGTGCAGGCAGAGAGCTGGGCCCCTGCCGACACCGGGCGGGCGGGGCTGCGCGGCGTCGCACAGGTCGCACTCAGCTCGAACGCGTGGTCCGGACTGCTGTTCACCGTCGCGCTGTTCGTCGACGGGTGGCAGCTCGGTCTGTACGGTCTGCTCGGCGCGGCGTCGTCCACCGTCGCCGCAGCGCTGCTCGGCGCCGACCGGAAGGGGCTGACCGAAGGGCTGCAGGGCTACTGCGGTTGCCTGACCGGGATCGCTCTCATGGTCCGGCTGGGAGGCTCGTGGCAGACCGCGGTACTGACCGTTCTCGCCGCAGCGGTGTGCTCGGTGCTGAGCGGCGCGGCAGGTCGCTTCCTCGGCCCCCGCGGGCTGCCCGTACTGACGGCCCCCTACTGCCTGGTCGCCGGAGCACTGGTGGTCGCGCTGTCGAAGGCCCCGGTGACCGCCGGTGCGACCACTCGTATCTCCGGGTTCACGAACTTGACGGTCACGGAGACCGGGCGGGCGCTCTGCAACAACATCGGCCAGGTCTTCTACCTGGACAAGTGGTACGCGAGCCTGCTCGTGCTCGTGGGGCTCTTCGTCGCCTCGCGGATCGCCGGCCTCGCGGCGATCGGCGCGAGCGCCCTGACACTCCTGACCTCCTGTGTGGCGGGGCTGCCGGCCGACCGGATCGTCGAGGGGCTGTACGGCTACAACGGCGTGCTCTGCGCTGTCGCGCTGGCAGCCACCTTCCTGACTCTCACCCCGTGGACCGCCGGGTACGCGGCGCTCGCCGCCGTGGCCTCGGTCCCCTTCACCGCCGCCTGGGAGGTCTTTGCCCAGCCGTCCGGTGGATACCCCTTCACCTGGCCGTTCACCGTGACGACCTGGCTCTTCCTGGCGGCCGGTCCAGCTCTGGGCCGGCCCGGCATCTCGTTCGAGAAAGCAATGTGA
- a CDS encoding SAM-dependent methyltransferase, giving the protein MNNQQAERVGSRAHSARVYDCILGGKDHYEVDRLAAEASLAAWPGLRSSMLANRAAMRRMAHWLAAEAGIRQFLDIGTGIPTEPNLHQVVQQVAPETRIVYVDNDPVVLAHADALMRSTPEGRTDYIQSDMNAPETLLADPALGRTLDLAEPVALTVIAMLQFVADAQNLVETLMEPLAPGSYLAVTLATADLAPGSEALAREYTQRGIPMYLRDRAEVEGLFAGLDLVEPGVVPMTSWRPAPGDEVPDTTTNMYAGVARKP; this is encoded by the coding sequence ATGAACAACCAACAGGCCGAACGGGTCGGCAGCCGAGCCCACTCGGCGCGGGTGTACGACTGCATCCTGGGTGGCAAGGACCACTACGAAGTGGACCGCCTCGCGGCCGAGGCGTCGCTGGCGGCCTGGCCCGGCCTCCGGTCGAGCATGCTGGCGAACCGGGCAGCCATGCGGCGCATGGCGCACTGGCTGGCGGCGGAAGCCGGGATCCGGCAGTTCCTGGACATCGGCACCGGGATACCCACCGAACCGAATCTGCACCAGGTCGTGCAGCAGGTGGCCCCCGAGACCCGGATCGTCTACGTCGACAACGACCCGGTCGTCCTGGCCCACGCCGACGCTCTGATGCGCAGCACGCCCGAGGGCCGGACCGACTACATCCAGAGCGACATGAACGCGCCGGAAACCCTGCTGGCCGATCCCGCCCTCGGCCGGACCCTGGATCTGGCGGAGCCCGTCGCCCTGACGGTCATCGCCATGCTGCAGTTCGTCGCGGACGCGCAGAACCTGGTCGAGACCCTGATGGAGCCGTTGGCGCCCGGCAGTTACCTCGCGGTGACCCTCGCCACGGCCGATCTCGCTCCGGGGTCGGAGGCCCTGGCCCGCGAGTACACGCAGCGGGGCATCCCCATGTATCTGCGTGACCGGGCCGAGGTGGAGGGGCTGTTCGCCGGGCTGGACCTGGTGGAGCCGGGCGTCGTACCGATGACCTCCTGGCGGCCCGCCCCCGGCGACGAAGTGCCCGACACCACGACCAACATGTATGCCGGAGTGGCACGGAAGCCCTGA